A genomic segment from Polyangium mundeleinium encodes:
- a CDS encoding alpha/beta hydrolase: protein MSQAFHPDLARVARLLPRVTISPRLLSVMRFLMRVMPVPRAPRDVVVHDVKVPGPAGAPHVRVRIYRPATLARPAPALLWIHGGGYILGAPEQDDLLCASNARELGIVIVSVDYRLAPEHPFPAPLEDCYAALRWLFAEAAALGVAPDRIAIGGASAGGGLTAALAQLAHDRKEVKPVFQLLIYPMLDDRTATRTDIDGKHHRLWSQESNVVGWTSYLGHAPGRPVVPAHAAAARREDLSGLPPAWMGVGTCDLFHDEDVAYARRLSACGVPCEEVIVPGAFHGFDLTFRDAPVSRDFRAGYVAALRRALNNTASFHWRGIRNMCLDPSARDYDLTALSDALAEIIDDVGADKLPDDIASAVEKNFFSLDEGSLLLGVATYSTDDEGAHIRQVLEHWLEAGVDEIRVALALSHEAIPFRSRARRVAILTGIAGRFPKFADRCRHLIEASRE from the coding sequence ATGTCCCAAGCATTCCACCCCGACCTCGCGCGCGTCGCGCGCCTCCTCCCGCGCGTGACCATCTCACCGCGGCTGCTCTCCGTGATGCGCTTCCTCATGCGCGTCATGCCGGTGCCGCGTGCGCCGCGCGACGTCGTGGTGCATGACGTGAAGGTGCCCGGCCCTGCCGGCGCCCCGCATGTGCGTGTGCGAATCTACCGCCCCGCGACGCTCGCGCGGCCTGCACCGGCGCTGCTGTGGATCCACGGCGGCGGGTACATCCTCGGCGCGCCGGAGCAAGACGATCTCCTCTGCGCGTCGAACGCCCGCGAACTCGGCATCGTCATCGTGTCCGTCGACTATCGGCTCGCCCCCGAGCACCCGTTCCCGGCCCCGCTCGAGGACTGTTATGCCGCGCTCCGCTGGCTCTTTGCAGAGGCCGCCGCGCTCGGCGTCGCGCCCGACCGCATCGCGATCGGCGGCGCGAGCGCCGGAGGCGGGTTGACGGCCGCGCTCGCCCAGCTCGCGCACGATCGCAAAGAGGTGAAGCCCGTCTTCCAGCTCTTGATCTATCCGATGCTGGACGACCGGACCGCGACCCGCACAGACATCGACGGCAAACACCACCGCCTCTGGAGCCAAGAGAGCAACGTGGTCGGCTGGACGTCGTACCTCGGTCACGCGCCAGGCAGACCGGTCGTCCCGGCGCATGCGGCCGCCGCGCGACGCGAGGATCTGTCGGGCCTGCCGCCGGCGTGGATGGGCGTGGGCACGTGCGACCTCTTCCACGACGAGGACGTCGCCTACGCGCGGCGGCTTTCCGCGTGCGGCGTGCCGTGCGAGGAGGTCATCGTTCCCGGAGCCTTCCACGGCTTCGACCTGACCTTCCGCGACGCGCCGGTGTCGCGCGACTTCCGCGCGGGATACGTGGCCGCGCTGCGGCGTGCGCTGAACAATACAGCGTCATTTCATTGGAGAGGTATACGCAACATGTGCCTCGATCCGTCTGCGCGCGACTATGACTTGACCGCGCTCTCCGACGCATTGGCAGAGATCATCGACGACGTCGGCGCTGACAAGCTTCCAGACGATATTGCGAGTGCAGTCGAGAAGAATTTCTTCTCTCTCGATGAGGGGTCGCTGCTTCTCGGTGTGGCCACCTACTCGACCGACGACGAGGGCGCCCACATCCGGCAGGTACTGGAGCATTGGCTGGAAGCAGGTGTCGATGAAATCCGCGTGGCGCTCGCCCTTTCGCACGAGGCGATCCCATTTCGCTCGCGTGCCCGAAGAGTCGCAATTCTGACCGGAATCGCAGGACGCTTCCCGAAATTTGCAGATAGATGCAGGCACTTGATCGAAGCATCACGCGAGTAA
- a CDS encoding HEAT repeat domain-containing protein, with protein sequence MAWFEDLSPYVDPEGDAEDDTGGRAAPVLNIGWLALGHSFPEGPVPAAFLVRLAVLVTRARIVLSRRSHTCSFGHKKPIIGSGEIRVVGDDGSRFAAPVMIHHYVTDHGYRPPDAFIAAVLRNTGLSWERMYEEDLCASCGFALQIRKKHKVYREDEAGIESVVEGFCGGCGVSYQRRAPLPSGATIQRALTQLGAPDPDMRIEAATDLSYLRSQDSIPPLIALLRDVHVGVRRAATLALARLKAEEAIAPLIENLEHPNEISRDGAIKPLAGLGADAVLRALEAPLRNPDMPVRSAAIEVLARIGGEATEPLLIQRLDDPEASIRRQALRALASRVDRQERRLLTHECDGTDPFLDPRVPLDEAWLQQTASRMHVPEEEARARIEVLAARFGIPLRWRDCG encoded by the coding sequence ATGGCCTGGTTCGAGGATCTGAGCCCGTACGTTGATCCCGAGGGAGACGCGGAGGACGACACCGGCGGGCGGGCGGCGCCGGTCCTCAACATCGGCTGGCTCGCGCTTGGGCACTCGTTCCCCGAAGGCCCCGTGCCCGCCGCATTCCTCGTGCGGCTCGCGGTCCTCGTGACGCGCGCCAGAATCGTGCTCTCCCGCCGGAGCCATACCTGCTCGTTCGGTCATAAAAAGCCGATCATCGGGAGCGGGGAGATCCGCGTGGTCGGCGACGACGGGTCGAGGTTTGCCGCGCCGGTGATGATTCATCACTACGTCACCGACCATGGCTACCGTCCGCCGGACGCGTTCATCGCCGCGGTTCTGCGAAATACGGGCCTCTCCTGGGAACGGATGTACGAGGAGGACCTCTGCGCGAGTTGTGGCTTCGCCTTGCAGATCCGGAAGAAACACAAAGTCTACCGCGAGGACGAGGCCGGCATCGAGTCGGTCGTCGAGGGCTTCTGCGGCGGCTGCGGTGTTTCCTATCAACGCCGGGCGCCGCTGCCGAGCGGAGCGACGATCCAGCGTGCCCTGACGCAGCTCGGGGCCCCGGACCCCGACATGCGTATCGAGGCCGCGACCGATCTGTCCTATCTCCGGAGCCAGGATTCCATTCCGCCGCTCATCGCGCTCTTGCGCGACGTGCACGTGGGGGTGCGGCGCGCAGCCACCCTGGCGCTTGCCCGGCTGAAAGCCGAGGAGGCCATCGCCCCGCTCATCGAAAACCTCGAGCACCCGAATGAAATCTCGCGCGACGGGGCGATAAAGCCCCTCGCCGGCCTGGGCGCGGACGCCGTCCTCCGCGCCCTCGAGGCTCCCCTCCGGAACCCGGACATGCCCGTCCGCAGCGCCGCCATCGAAGTGCTGGCGCGCATCGGGGGCGAGGCGACCGAACCTTTGCTGATACAGCGCCTCGACGACCCGGAGGCATCGATCCGGCGGCAGGCCCTCCGGGCGCTGGCGAGCCGCGTCGATCGCCAGGAGCGCCGGCTCCTCACCCATGAATGCGACGGCACGGATCCCTTCCTCGATCCCCGCGTGCCGCTCGACGAGGCATGGCTGCAACAAACGGCGTCCCGAATGCATGTCCCCGAGGAGGAGGCGCGGGCGCGCATCGAGGTGCTGGCCGCGCGGTTTGGGATTCCGCTGCGCTGGCGCGATTGCGGCTGA
- a CDS encoding polysaccharide deacetylase family protein, which yields MSRLVVLMYHALYEGEREFSAIDAADRPYAVSVSAFEAQLDILARRGLPVADPAVLPRKLDREDRIVLTFDDGHASTYRHGLPRLLQRDLRAAVFVTSDFIGHRAGFCGWPEVREMAERGMLIGSHGRTHRFLDDLPEEAARAELRDSKATIEDHVGSVVEQVSFPGGRFRQCDVEAGILEGYRVFHSSRAGAHRAGRLPEGVVLCRIAVRQGTSAAEFEALASASPGWLLKARAFDGAKAAVRWALGNGMYHALYERLAGGAG from the coding sequence ATGAGCCGACTCGTCGTCCTGATGTATCACGCGCTCTACGAAGGCGAGCGGGAGTTTTCCGCGATTGACGCGGCGGATCGGCCGTACGCCGTCTCCGTGTCCGCATTCGAGGCGCAGCTCGACATCCTGGCCCGGCGGGGCCTGCCGGTGGCCGATCCCGCGGTTTTACCGAGGAAGCTCGATAGGGAAGATCGGATCGTGTTGACGTTCGACGACGGACACGCGAGCACCTACCGGCACGGTTTGCCGCGCCTCCTCCAGCGGGACCTCCGCGCAGCGGTGTTCGTCACGTCCGATTTTATTGGCCATCGCGCTGGTTTTTGCGGGTGGCCCGAGGTGCGCGAGATGGCCGAGCGAGGCATGTTGATCGGCTCCCACGGGCGGACGCATCGATTCCTCGACGATCTGCCGGAGGAGGCGGCGCGCGCGGAGCTGCGTGATTCCAAGGCGACGATCGAGGATCACGTGGGGAGCGTCGTGGAGCAGGTTTCGTTCCCCGGCGGTCGATTCCGGCAATGCGACGTGGAGGCGGGGATCTTGGAAGGCTACCGTGTGTTCCATTCCTCGCGCGCCGGGGCGCACCGGGCGGGGCGTTTGCCCGAGGGCGTGGTGCTCTGCCGGATCGCGGTTCGTCAGGGCACGTCGGCGGCCGAATTCGAGGCGCTCGCGAGCGCCTCGCCGGGGTGGCTCCTCAAGGCACGCGCGTTCGACGGGGCGAAGGCGGCGGTGCGGTGGGCCCTGGGGAATGGGATGTATCACGCGCTCTACGAGCGGCTGGCGGGCGGAGCGGGGTGA
- a CDS encoding glycosyltransferase family 2 protein, with amino-acid sequence MALLFWLSFVFVAYTYVGYPVGIWILSRFRREEPVDPAVVAEWPAVTVVIAVHNDAARAAAKVENLRALDYPPDRLRFLFVSDGSTDATDAVLLRAPDVTLLRYPERRGKAYALNVAMAHVETPVVVFADVRQRIERRAVRHLVARLLQSGIGAVSGELLHVDPRTRTAAHIGLYWRYEKWIRKAESRFASTVGVTGALYAMRREDYTPLQTGTLLDDFEQPMHLARRGRRVVFEPRAVMYDELQENMAGERRRKIRTLTGNFQSFARHRWLFLPWRNPLWVQFVSHKWFRLVVPYALGVMYVSSLLASGTFYRTAATLQGAFYTLSFVGAALPKLRRLRLVSFAEVFVELNRASVLALRNYLEGRIEARWEKT; translated from the coding sequence ATGGCGCTCTTGTTTTGGCTTTCGTTTGTGTTCGTAGCGTATACCTACGTCGGATATCCGGTCGGGATATGGATTCTCTCCCGTTTTCGGCGCGAGGAGCCCGTCGATCCGGCCGTCGTGGCCGAATGGCCCGCCGTGACCGTGGTGATCGCGGTTCATAACGATGCGGCGCGGGCCGCGGCCAAGGTCGAGAACCTGCGCGCGCTCGATTATCCGCCCGATCGTCTGCGTTTCCTTTTCGTCTCGGATGGTTCGACGGACGCGACGGACGCTGTCCTCTTGCGCGCGCCCGACGTGACGCTCCTCCGGTATCCGGAGCGGCGCGGCAAAGCGTACGCGCTGAATGTGGCGATGGCCCACGTGGAGACGCCGGTCGTCGTGTTCGCGGACGTTCGTCAGCGGATCGAGCGGCGCGCCGTGCGCCATCTCGTGGCACGCTTGCTGCAATCCGGTATCGGGGCGGTGAGCGGGGAGCTTTTGCACGTCGATCCGAGGACACGGACCGCGGCGCACATCGGGCTTTACTGGCGGTACGAGAAATGGATCCGCAAAGCGGAGAGCCGCTTCGCCTCGACGGTGGGTGTCACGGGCGCGCTGTATGCCATGCGGCGCGAGGACTACACGCCGCTCCAGACGGGCACGCTGCTCGACGATTTCGAGCAACCGATGCACCTCGCGCGCCGCGGCCGCCGCGTGGTGTTCGAGCCGCGGGCGGTGATGTACGACGAGCTGCAAGAAAATATGGCCGGCGAGCGAAGACGAAAGATCCGGACGCTCACGGGCAATTTCCAGTCGTTCGCGCGGCACCGGTGGCTGTTCTTGCCGTGGCGGAACCCGCTGTGGGTCCAGTTCGTCTCGCACAAATGGTTCCGGCTGGTCGTGCCGTACGCGCTCGGCGTGATGTACGTCTCGTCCTTGCTGGCGAGCGGCACGTTCTACCGGACGGCGGCGACGCTGCAGGGCGCGTTTTACACGCTGTCCTTCGTGGGCGCGGCCCTCCCGAAGCTGCGGCGGCTCCGGCTCGTGAGCTTCGCGGAGGTGTTCGTCGAATTGAACCGGGCCTCGGTGCTTGCGCTGCGCAACTACCTCGAAGGCCGCATCGAGGCGCGATGGGAGAAGACATGA